From one Phytohabitans houttuyneae genomic stretch:
- a CDS encoding YcnI family copper-binding membrane protein encodes MKRAALVLGAAVAFLLAVAAPASAHVTVNPQEAEKGGFARLAFRVPNESDTASTVKLEVVLPENAPVGSVSIMPVAGWTATMERRKVDPPVDVHGSQISDVVSKITWTAAAGGGVKPGEFIEFPVSMGPLPDTDTMVFKALQTYSDNEVSRWIEEPQAGAEEPENPAPVLTLVSASSSEAEPTASPAAAAPSDEDGDGPALILAVVALVAALGGLVLGGLAFVRSRRAS; translated from the coding sequence ATGAAACGCGCTGCTCTCGTGCTCGGCGCCGCCGTCGCATTCCTGCTGGCGGTGGCGGCACCGGCGTCCGCGCATGTCACCGTCAACCCGCAGGAGGCGGAAAAGGGCGGGTTCGCGCGGCTGGCCTTCCGGGTGCCCAACGAGAGCGACACCGCGTCGACGGTCAAGCTCGAGGTGGTACTCCCGGAGAACGCGCCGGTCGGCTCCGTCTCGATCATGCCGGTGGCCGGGTGGACGGCGACGATGGAGCGGCGCAAGGTCGACCCGCCGGTCGACGTGCACGGCAGCCAGATCAGCGACGTCGTCTCGAAGATCACCTGGACCGCCGCGGCCGGTGGTGGCGTGAAGCCGGGCGAGTTCATCGAGTTCCCGGTGTCGATGGGGCCGCTGCCGGACACCGACACGATGGTCTTCAAGGCCCTCCAGACGTACTCGGACAACGAGGTCTCGCGGTGGATCGAGGAGCCGCAGGCCGGTGCGGAGGAGCCGGAAAACCCGGCGCCGGTACTCACCCTCGTGTCCGCGTCGTCGTCCGAGGCGGAGCCGACGGCCTCTCCCGCCGCGGCGGCCCCGTCCGATGAGGACGGCGACGGCCCGGCGCTGATCCTCGCCGTGGTGGCCCTCGTCGCCGCGCTGGGAGGCCTTGTCCTGGGCGGTCTCGCGTTTGTCCGGAGCCGCCGGGCGTCGTGA
- a CDS encoding glycosyltransferase 87 family protein yields the protein MPKAIRIATVTAIAAAVAAFLEWYGNRHDFFDLRIYVSAMRWWADGHPLYDYAQPDRVQGELYFTYPPFTAALLRPLAEIPVGATIVMFLIGTAAAIAVTTWWLVHPVALRHRQPPWFVAGIAIPLVFVIEPTRETFTFGQINMLLVVLVLGDLLLLVPRNSRWAGVGVGLATALKLYPGIFIVYLLAARRWRAAITAITTAAGATLLAAVMAPRDSWQFWTNDLWSTDRVGRTDYTANQSLLGLIGRAALPDEPSRLVWLGLVALVAGFGIRRAAQAARAGDEVAGLALAGLVGALISPIAWTHHVYWFVPAFVVLVDAGLRERDLRPRLALLGVAAAGFLVLLHGVVSFDDWGIAPLPTDTVGEFLRRNAYVLLALVLIAVLPARSGVLDYRRRGAKWTDLPSHARVG from the coding sequence ATGCCGAAAGCCATCCGGATCGCCACGGTCACGGCAATCGCTGCCGCGGTCGCCGCCTTCCTGGAGTGGTACGGCAACCGTCACGACTTCTTCGACCTGCGCATCTATGTGAGCGCGATGCGCTGGTGGGCGGACGGCCACCCGCTCTACGACTACGCCCAGCCCGACCGGGTGCAGGGGGAGCTCTACTTCACGTACCCGCCGTTCACCGCCGCGCTGCTCCGCCCGCTCGCCGAGATCCCGGTGGGCGCCACGATCGTGATGTTCCTGATCGGCACCGCCGCCGCCATCGCCGTCACCACCTGGTGGCTCGTACACCCCGTGGCGCTGCGCCACCGCCAGCCGCCGTGGTTCGTGGCGGGCATCGCGATCCCGCTGGTGTTCGTGATCGAGCCGACCCGCGAGACGTTCACCTTCGGCCAGATCAACATGCTCCTCGTGGTGCTGGTCCTCGGCGACCTGCTCCTCCTCGTTCCCAGAAACTCGCGCTGGGCCGGCGTAGGCGTGGGGCTGGCGACGGCGCTCAAGCTGTACCCCGGAATCTTCATCGTCTATCTCCTTGCCGCGCGGAGGTGGCGCGCCGCGATCACCGCGATCACGACGGCGGCCGGCGCCACGCTGCTGGCGGCGGTGATGGCGCCGCGCGACTCGTGGCAGTTCTGGACGAATGATCTGTGGTCGACCGACCGGGTGGGGCGCACCGACTACACCGCCAACCAGTCACTGCTCGGGCTGATCGGCCGCGCCGCGCTGCCCGACGAGCCGAGCCGGCTGGTGTGGCTGGGCCTTGTCGCGCTTGTCGCGGGCTTCGGCATCCGCCGCGCCGCCCAAGCCGCCCGCGCCGGCGACGAGGTGGCCGGGCTCGCGCTCGCCGGCCTGGTCGGGGCGCTGATCAGCCCGATCGCGTGGACGCACCACGTGTACTGGTTCGTGCCGGCCTTCGTCGTCCTGGTGGACGCCGGCCTGCGCGAACGCGACCTCCGGCCGCGGCTCGCGCTGCTGGGGGTGGCCGCCGCGGGCTTCCTGGTGCTGCTGCACGGCGTGGTCTCGTTCGACGACTGGGGCATCGCGCCGCTGCCGACCGACACGGTGGGCGAGTTCCTCCGCCGCAACGCGTATGTGCTGCTCGCGCTCGTGTTGATCGCCGTCCTGCCGGCGCGCAGCGGGGTGCTCGATTATCGCAGACGAGGTGCGAAATGGACAGATCTACCTAGCCACGCCCGAGTGGGCTAA
- the orn gene encoding oligoribonuclease translates to MADLLVWIDCEMTGLDLGKDALIEVAALVTDPDLRVLGEGVDVVIHADEAALAGMPEVVHDMHEKSGLTEEVRRSTVTVPEAEDMIMEYITQWVPDPRSAPLCGNSIATDRGFVARDMPRLDAHLHYRMIDVSSIKELCRRWYPRVYFGQPAKGLAHRALADIRESIRELEYYRRTIFVPLPGPDVEAAKAIAATL, encoded by the coding sequence GTGGCTGATCTTCTGGTCTGGATCGACTGTGAAATGACCGGGCTCGACCTCGGCAAGGACGCGCTGATCGAGGTGGCCGCCCTGGTCACCGACCCTGACCTGCGCGTGCTCGGCGAGGGGGTCGACGTGGTTATCCATGCCGACGAGGCGGCGTTAGCCGGAATGCCCGAAGTTGTCCACGACATGCATGAGAAGTCAGGCCTTACGGAGGAGGTCCGTCGCTCGACGGTCACCGTCCCCGAGGCCGAAGACATGATCATGGAGTACATCACCCAGTGGGTGCCGGACCCCCGCAGCGCCCCCCTCTGCGGCAACTCGATCGCCACCGACCGCGGTTTCGTGGCCCGCGACATGCCCCGCCTCGACGCCCACCTGCACTACCGCATGATCGACGTCTCGTCCATCAAGGAGCTGTGCCGCCGCTGGTACCCCCGCGTGTACTTCGGCCAGCCCGCGAAAGGCCTGGCCCACCGCGCGCTAGCCGACATCCGGGAGAGCATCCGCGAGCTGGAGTACTACCGCCGCACGATCTTCGTGCCCCTGCCCGGCCCCGACGTGGAGGCCGCCAAGGCCATCGCCGCGACCCTCTGA